One genomic segment of Paenibacillus sp. FSL H8-0332 includes these proteins:
- a CDS encoding serine hydrolase codes for MNIVLLDDLVASSNEQNLRVLNVVVRQNGELIARHDFEEEQTHLLYSASKTFTSMAVGIAAHEGYFKLDDIIVDFFPEYLNACTHDTEFLKRITIHHLLCMGTGHAECPVYKADWRSGHKWDICELFFNEPFVFEPGTHFTYDNSATYMLSRIISSTTGTNLDDYLYEKIFRPLDIPKPEWDKCPLDFPQGFSGLHLTAEHLSRFGQLLLDKGAWNGQQLIPSSYVEQATSVQIKTDDFTPDFATADHQQGYGYQLWINSYPNSYRLDGLYGQYVVVLPDKNAVVTYVSDEPDHMTGILEMTWDTLVDKL; via the coding sequence ATGAACATTGTACTATTAGACGACTTGGTAGCATCTTCGAATGAACAGAATCTCCGTGTTTTGAACGTGGTGGTCAGACAGAACGGCGAGCTAATAGCCAGGCATGATTTTGAGGAGGAACAGACGCACTTATTATATTCTGCAAGCAAAACTTTTACTTCCATGGCTGTGGGGATTGCCGCTCATGAGGGTTACTTCAAACTCGATGATATTATTGTAGATTTTTTTCCGGAATACTTAAATGCCTGTACTCACGATACAGAATTTCTGAAGCGGATCACGATTCATCATTTGCTGTGTATGGGGACCGGGCATGCAGAATGTCCCGTTTACAAAGCAGATTGGAGAAGTGGGCACAAGTGGGATATTTGTGAGTTGTTTTTTAATGAGCCGTTTGTCTTTGAACCGGGGACTCATTTTACCTATGATAATTCAGCCACCTATATGCTCTCTAGAATCATTAGCAGCACTACCGGCACTAACTTGGATGACTACCTGTATGAGAAAATATTCCGGCCGCTTGATATCCCCAAGCCTGAGTGGGACAAATGCCCCCTGGACTTCCCCCAAGGGTTCTCGGGATTACACTTAACCGCAGAGCATTTATCCAGATTCGGACAGCTGCTCCTGGACAAAGGGGCTTGGAATGGACAGCAGCTCATTCCTTCAAGTTATGTGGAACAAGCGACTTCCGTTCAGATAAAAACAGATGATTTCACCCCTGACTTTGCTACAGCAGACCATCAGCAGGGCTATGGATATCAGCTATGGATAAACTCCTATCCTAACTCATACCGTCTCGACGGATTGTATGGTCAATATGTTGTTGTGCTGCCGGATAAGAACGCAGTGGTAACCTACGTATCTGATGAACCTGACCATATGACCGGGATTCTTGAGATGACCTGGGACACGTTAGTGGATAAGCTATAA
- a CDS encoding Imm30 family immunity protein, producing MNLYPGIARLYENRLLRTELECEQFDQALEGLAGDTEDAVIHQIFKVFDDDTEQEEVMFSLVHFVESVQMEMYLTQLLESLPEMLEHARNWAIVLNQRILQDDTFRRDYAEIAVRMPPRIKQCLMFLLEEIKEDKPRLFERKVNYILSRLK from the coding sequence ATGAACCTATACCCCGGGATTGCCCGGCTATATGAGAACCGGCTGCTGCGCACCGAGTTGGAATGCGAGCAGTTCGATCAGGCACTGGAGGGTCTGGCCGGTGATACGGAGGATGCCGTCATTCACCAGATCTTCAAAGTATTCGATGATGATACGGAGCAGGAAGAGGTGATGTTCAGCCTTGTTCATTTTGTGGAGAGTGTCCAGATGGAGATGTATCTGACCCAGCTGCTGGAATCACTGCCGGAGATGCTGGAGCATGCCCGCAACTGGGCGATTGTGCTGAATCAAAGAATTCTCCAGGACGACACTTTCCGCAGGGATTACGCTGAGATCGCTGTGCGCATGCCGCCACGAATCAAGCAATGTCTGATGTTCCTGCTGGAGGAAATCAAGGAAGATAAGCCCCGGTTATTTGAGCGTAAGGTGAATTACATTCTCTCCAGACTGAAGTAA
- a CDS encoding Cof-type HAD-IIB family hydrolase, producing MLIALDMDGTLLNAEGEISNENKEAILQAQRLGHIVIIATGRSYMDAERQLRLADLECPVVSLNGAVITLADRTVAASTPLNKEDIIPALRWLNEIPELYYEVYTEDNVYVELDKRVQLEKLAAHKDTEVPEELAWLLQAMVDQQFQQAAVTYVEKMEDVWSKEENLIYKTLVFSLNRELLKEASVRFAAIPGLIITASHVNNIEINHEEANKGAGVSMLAAHYGIPAEQVAVMGDSYNDLPMFEMAGYKIAMENAAPVLKQTADFITLSHTENGVAAGLRHLLDKEQA from the coding sequence ATGCTTATTGCACTGGATATGGACGGAACACTGCTCAATGCGGAGGGTGAAATCAGCAACGAGAACAAAGAAGCTATTCTTCAAGCACAGCGCCTGGGGCATATCGTGATTATCGCTACAGGCCGGTCCTACATGGACGCTGAGCGGCAGCTGCGGCTGGCTGATCTGGAGTGCCCTGTGGTGAGTCTTAACGGTGCTGTGATCACGCTGGCTGACCGGACGGTGGCGGCAAGCACTCCGCTGAATAAAGAGGATATTATCCCCGCGCTGCGCTGGCTGAATGAAATTCCTGAATTGTATTACGAGGTATACACTGAGGATAACGTATATGTGGAGCTGGACAAGCGGGTACAACTGGAAAAGCTGGCTGCTCATAAGGATACTGAGGTTCCCGAGGAACTGGCCTGGCTGCTCCAGGCGATGGTAGACCAGCAGTTCCAGCAGGCAGCGGTAACCTATGTGGAGAAGATGGAGGACGTCTGGAGCAAGGAAGAGAATCTGATCTATAAGACACTGGTTTTCTCGCTGAACCGTGAGCTGCTGAAGGAAGCCTCTGTGCGGTTCGCCGCCATCCCCGGACTGATTATTACCGCATCGCATGTCAACAATATCGAGATCAACCATGAGGAAGCAAATAAGGGCGCCGGTGTAAGCATGCTCGCTGCCCATTACGGGATTCCTGCAGAGCAAGTGGCGGTGATGGGCGACAGCTACAATGATCTGCCTATGTTCGAGATGGCGGGGTACAAGATTGCCATGGAGAATGCCGCACCCGTGCTGAAGCAGACCGCCGACTTCATTACATTAAGCCATACGGAGAATGGTGTAGCGGCGGGACTGCGGCATCTTCTGGATAAGGAACAAGCGTAG
- a CDS encoding DUF445 family protein has protein sequence MKSRNLATISLAIMACGFLFTLFLPENLAVILLRGGFEAGLVGGIADWFAVTALFRHPLGLRIPHTSLLLKNRDKLIQSLISAMENELLNKESIENKLRTFNIVSLGAAVLTRFFSRKKARQEVLEQLKGFVLRLPVEQAVPYIQSAAASYLREAKLGVAADTIATSLMNEGKDIAALDFALEGISAWSGRPETRAMLGKIASEKLAEVKLGGLKGMAFQAFVGFVDADMLGEMLQGMVQSTIRDFKEEDSPYREEVIREIRVALFQLLSDEERIASLKNWALNELQGEAAAAFVLQQLQGLRGKAVTLLEEDRGRGGRKLFSLYAALVRRVSQEKEWIQTSEDRIRGTLISFVEANHYRIGQLVKENLDQMDDAALVNMLEEKVGKDLQWIRVNGAVCGFVVGLVLTVIQLI, from the coding sequence ATGAAATCCAGAAATTTAGCTACGATCTCTCTGGCTATTATGGCCTGCGGCTTTCTGTTCACGTTGTTTCTGCCGGAGAATCTGGCAGTTATTCTGCTGAGAGGGGGCTTCGAGGCAGGTCTGGTCGGAGGAATCGCCGACTGGTTTGCTGTGACGGCGCTGTTTCGTCACCCGCTGGGCCTTAGAATTCCGCATACCTCGCTGCTGCTGAAGAACCGGGATAAGCTGATCCAATCCCTGATCTCTGCGATGGAGAATGAGCTGCTGAACAAGGAGAGCATTGAGAATAAGCTGCGTACCTTCAATATAGTCTCGCTCGGAGCTGCCGTGCTGACCCGGTTCTTCTCCAGAAAAAAAGCGCGGCAGGAAGTGCTGGAGCAGCTGAAGGGCTTCGTACTGCGGCTTCCGGTAGAGCAGGCCGTTCCGTATATTCAATCGGCAGCGGCAAGCTATCTGCGTGAAGCTAAGCTCGGAGTCGCCGCAGACACTATTGCCACCAGCCTGATGAATGAGGGCAAGGACATTGCAGCCCTTGATTTTGCGCTGGAGGGGATCTCCGCCTGGAGCGGACGCCCGGAGACGCGGGCCATGCTGGGCAAGATTGCAAGTGAGAAGCTGGCTGAGGTAAAGCTGGGCGGACTGAAGGGGATGGCCTTCCAGGCCTTCGTCGGGTTCGTGGATGCCGATATGCTGGGGGAAATGCTCCAGGGTATGGTGCAGTCAACGATCCGTGACTTTAAGGAAGAGGATAGCCCCTACCGGGAGGAGGTCATCCGGGAGATCCGGGTGGCTCTGTTCCAGCTGCTGAGCGATGAAGAACGGATTGCCTCGCTGAAGAATTGGGCACTGAATGAGCTTCAAGGGGAAGCGGCCGCCGCATTTGTGCTGCAGCAGCTGCAAGGGCTGCGCGGCAAGGCGGTTACGCTGCTGGAAGAGGACCGGGGCCGGGGCGGGCGCAAGCTGTTCTCGCTGTATGCCGCGCTGGTCCGGCGGGTTAGCCAGGAGAAGGAATGGATTCAGACCTCGGAGGACCGGATTCGCGGGACGCTAATCTCCTTCGTGGAAGCTAATCATTACCGGATCGGGCAACTGGTCAAGGAGAACCTCGATCAGATGGACGATGCCGCTCTGGTGAATATGCTGGAGGAGAAGGTCGGCAAGGATCTGCAGTGGATTCGTGTCAACGGGGCCGTCTGCGGCTTTGTGGTCGGGCTGGTGCTTACTGTCATCCAGCTGATCTGA